In a genomic window of Acidobacteriota bacterium:
- a CDS encoding tetratricopeptide repeat protein, whose translation MVFEIRNRFFLLQILLTTLLAISLGYYSLKHLTASFINLRLKILSPQEEESKKKPNQKKSPLQSHFKKLEESLSLARMGCVKEKDNPFYCLKVSELGLEAFSLSPDEKLRLMEILHPHAPKRMDEDQMLIREIFELLYSSLVLNPSNFRSLLYLTQLVEISLNFAKDFIDLDSMKDAHALSGHYIERALKLNPSHAQLNSLAGKYFLQMREAEKAGQYFRKALDLNRNLSATIFSEIQYERDREEVIDLILENKPELQSLYGDFLFDSKNYEDAEEYFNENFRLSRDRMAPYRKLCQLYTASGKNEETRILSERMLKEGYVKKAEDLSEVYYHIASAMEKSGDLHGAIEAAQKAVENNGQEIRNHYQLARLHLKNGETDLALSRLQVILRRFDRKTIRESGINVHLLLGEAYEKKDDILKAYEEYNKALKLNPDNNEIRKKINFLAKGLR comes from the coding sequence ATGGTTTTTGAAATCAGAAATAGATTTTTTTTACTGCAGATCCTTCTGACGACTTTGTTGGCCATCTCTCTTGGATACTACTCCCTGAAGCATCTCACGGCATCCTTCATCAATCTCCGATTGAAGATCCTCTCCCCCCAAGAGGAAGAATCAAAGAAAAAGCCGAATCAGAAGAAGAGTCCCTTGCAGAGCCATTTCAAGAAGCTGGAAGAAAGTCTGTCCCTGGCAAGGATGGGATGCGTGAAAGAAAAGGATAATCCTTTCTATTGCCTGAAAGTCTCGGAACTTGGACTGGAAGCGTTTTCCCTGAGTCCAGACGAGAAACTCAGACTCATGGAGATACTTCACCCACATGCGCCGAAGAGAATGGATGAGGATCAGATGCTCATCAGAGAGATCTTTGAGCTTCTATATTCTTCTCTTGTTCTCAACCCCTCGAATTTCAGGTCATTGCTCTATCTGACACAGCTTGTCGAAATCAGCCTGAATTTTGCCAAAGATTTCATCGATCTTGACTCAATGAAGGACGCCCATGCTCTTTCCGGTCATTACATAGAGCGCGCTTTGAAACTGAACCCTTCCCATGCCCAGCTCAACAGCCTGGCGGGAAAATACTTCCTTCAGATGAGGGAGGCAGAAAAGGCCGGACAATATTTCAGAAAGGCATTAGACCTTAACAGGAATCTCTCGGCAACGATCTTTTCCGAGATCCAGTACGAAAGAGACCGGGAAGAAGTCATAGATTTGATCCTGGAAAACAAACCCGAATTGCAGAGCCTGTACGGAGATTTTCTTTTCGATAGTAAAAACTATGAGGATGCCGAAGAGTACTTTAATGAGAACTTCCGACTATCAAGAGACAGGATGGCCCCCTATCGGAAACTCTGTCAGCTCTACACTGCTTCCGGGAAGAATGAAGAGACGAGGATCCTGTCGGAGAGGATGCTCAAAGAGGGATACGTAAAGAAGGCTGAAGATCTTTCAGAGGTTTACTACCATATAGCTTCAGCCATGGAAAAGAGCGGAGACTTGCACGGCGCGATAGAAGCCGCGCAAAAGGCCGTCGAGAATAACGGCCAGGAAATCCGAAATCACTACCAGCTCGCCAGACTCCATTTGAAAAATGGAGAAACCGATCTAGCCCTATCAAGATTGCAAGTCATCCTCAGACGTTTTGACCGCAAGACGATCCGGGAGAGCGGTATCAATGTCCATCTCCTGCTGGGCGAAGCCTACGAGAAAAAGGACGATATCCTCAAAGCCTATGAGGAATACAACAAAGCCTTGAAGCTTAACCCCGATAACAATGAAATCCGGAAAAAAATAAACTTCCTCGCCAAAGGACTGCGGTAG
- a CDS encoding ATP-binding protein: MFYDRELRKDIVTYLEGPEAIIILGSRQVGKTTLLKMIMESIKTQENAFYLDLEDSRNLDQVKKGPENLMRFLSSIGASFQKRNYLFLDEIHYLDNLSRFIKLSVDHYSNKFKVIGTGSSALGIRLKFKEAMVGRKLIFTLYPLSFREFLHFKERKNLAKNLPSEPFKQIEEITRFFKEDYDQFFHEFLIFGGYPRIALESSFEKKTKLLGEIVDSYIYKDIRSLFHIGNIHKFNDLVRVLASQAGSLVNVSELSRTVGISRPTVMNFLSILENSFLISMIPPYSRSHRVEVRKASKIYWLDNGLRNYLINDLSASPSRTDMGILLENAVFTGLTKRKKEMDHLYYWRTKDVTEVDFVCESGRELIPIEVKTHARIHRGMSNFLKKYNVKKGYIAHTGDFMTAAISHIPAYWLA; the protein is encoded by the coding sequence ATGTTCTATGATCGGGAGTTGAGAAAAGATATAGTAACGTATTTAGAGGGACCGGAGGCTATCATCATTCTAGGTTCTAGGCAGGTCGGGAAAACGACGCTTCTGAAAATGATAATGGAAAGCATAAAGACACAAGAAAATGCATTCTATCTTGACTTGGAAGACTCCAGGAATCTCGACCAGGTAAAAAAGGGTCCGGAGAATCTTATGAGATTCTTGTCTTCCATTGGCGCTTCTTTCCAGAAAAGAAATTATCTTTTTCTAGATGAGATACATTATCTGGATAATCTTTCAAGGTTTATTAAACTCAGCGTGGATCACTATTCAAATAAATTCAAAGTGATAGGCACCGGCTCATCGGCATTGGGTATCAGGCTGAAATTCAAGGAAGCCATGGTGGGAAGAAAACTGATTTTTACACTTTATCCGCTGAGTTTTCGCGAATTTCTTCATTTCAAAGAACGAAAGAATCTTGCTAAGAATTTACCTTCCGAGCCTTTTAAGCAGATAGAGGAAATTACTCGGTTTTTTAAAGAAGATTACGACCAATTCTTTCATGAATTCTTGATCTTTGGGGGTTATCCAAGGATCGCTCTTGAGAGCAGTTTTGAGAAGAAGACAAAACTGTTGGGCGAGATCGTTGACTCTTACATCTACAAAGATATCAGAAGTCTTTTCCATATTGGAAATATCCACAAGTTCAATGATCTTGTCAGAGTCCTAGCAAGTCAGGCAGGTTCCCTGGTGAATGTTTCCGAACTCTCAAGAACAGTAGGAATATCAAGACCAACGGTGATGAACTTTCTTTCCATTCTTGAGAACTCTTTTCTTATATCGATGATTCCTCCTTATTCTAGGAGTCACCGGGTCGAAGTCCGGAAAGCTAGTAAGATTTACTGGCTTGATAACGGATTGCGCAATTACCTTATCAATGATTTGAGTGCTTCACCATCCAGAACGGATATGGGCATTCTTCTCGAAAATGCCGTATTCACGGGTTTGACGAAGAGAAAAAAGGAAATGGACCATCTCTATTACTGGCGCACGAAAGATGTTACTGAAGTAGATTTTGTTTGTGAAAGTGGTAGGGAATTGATTCCCATAGAGGTGAAGACCCATGCACGTATCCATCGCGGGATGAGCAATTTCCTGAAAAAATATAATGTCAAGAAGGGATATATTGCCCATACGGGAGATTTTATGACAGCCGCGATTTCGCATATCCCTGCTTACTGGCTTGCCTGA
- a CDS encoding O-antigen ligase family protein encodes MIALLWLLKISLYSIKARSELSIHIPKFSRLHLLGLLFIALVILQIVPLPPKILRIVSPKTYWLYAEAIPGYDGHNLEIKSIEEKFFALATSVEMETNQKKNLMKERDYAAKVQENMELAKQGKDNSSWSMRQSSWKPISIHPYRTREMLFKIISFFLVFLVVTEHFKTREKVDKILKTLLVIGTFEAFYGLLEYLSDHQHIFFFEKIYNRDSATGTFVNPNHFAGFLEMTLPIGLGLFFYLIQKSEWKSETFREKVLSLSHPLKLKCLLVFLCISIIFAGLLLSYSRSGLIVCVFSLIFLFSSAIFWYRKRRTQLSLIMLILILIATPFINHGFQKMREGFESLDIELSGEKTRMAALKDSLHIFPDFPILGSGFGTFEYAFLIHSSHDWGVRYDFAHNDYLQILAETGIAGALLVTLFIILILRLAYRKIRKHRTERLSIFFGLTASFIAILGHEFTDFNLYIYSNALLFSVVLALIIIEGGGKGNQESVLERKIIVNGF; translated from the coding sequence ATGATCGCGCTCCTCTGGCTTCTGAAGATTTCCCTTTATTCAATTAAAGCTCGAAGCGAACTCTCAATCCATATACCGAAATTTTCAAGACTCCATCTTCTGGGATTGCTTTTCATTGCTCTTGTCATCCTTCAGATTGTTCCCCTTCCCCCGAAAATCCTCAGAATTGTTTCACCCAAGACTTACTGGCTCTACGCGGAGGCGATCCCGGGATATGACGGCCACAACCTTGAAATAAAAAGCATTGAAGAAAAATTCTTTGCTCTCGCTACTTCCGTAGAGATGGAAACCAATCAGAAGAAAAATCTGATGAAGGAGCGAGATTACGCCGCGAAAGTGCAGGAGAATATGGAGCTTGCCAAACAAGGGAAGGATAACTCGTCATGGAGTATGCGACAAAGCTCCTGGAAACCCATATCCATCCATCCTTACAGAACAAGAGAGATGCTCTTCAAGATCATTTCCTTCTTTCTCGTCTTTCTGGTGGTGACGGAACATTTCAAAACACGGGAAAAGGTTGATAAGATCCTGAAGACTCTTCTCGTGATTGGCACATTCGAGGCTTTCTACGGGCTTCTGGAATACTTAAGCGACCACCAGCATATCTTTTTCTTCGAAAAGATCTATAACCGAGATTCTGCCACAGGGACCTTTGTCAACCCGAACCACTTTGCCGGATTCCTGGAAATGACTCTTCCAATCGGTCTCGGATTGTTCTTTTATCTAATCCAGAAATCCGAATGGAAATCGGAAACATTTCGCGAGAAAGTGCTCTCCCTGTCTCACCCTCTGAAATTGAAGTGCTTACTCGTCTTTCTCTGCATATCCATTATCTTTGCTGGACTTCTCCTCTCTTATTCCAGGAGTGGTCTCATCGTCTGCGTTTTCTCCCTGATCTTTCTCTTTTCCTCCGCCATCTTCTGGTACCGGAAAAGAAGAACACAATTATCTCTTATCATGTTGATCCTTATTCTTATCGCTACCCCGTTCATAAATCATGGCTTTCAAAAGATGAGGGAAGGATTTGAATCTTTAGACATAGAGCTTTCGGGGGAGAAGACGAGAATGGCGGCTCTGAAAGATTCCCTGCATATTTTCCCGGATTTCCCGATCCTGGGATCCGGGTTTGGAACTTTTGAATATGCTTTTCTGATTCATTCCTCACACGACTGGGGTGTCCGATACGATTTCGCTCACAATGACTATCTGCAGATATTGGCAGAAACAGGAATCGCGGGGGCTCTGCTTGTGACTTTATTCATCATTTTGATCCTGCGCTTAGCTTATCGAAAAATCAGAAAGCATAGAACGGAACGACTTTCTATATTCTTCGGATTGACGGCTTCATTCATTGCGATATTGGGTCACGAATTCACTGATTTCAATCTCTATATTTACTCCAACGCGCTTCTGTTCTCGGTCGTTCTTGCCTTGATAATCATTGAGGGAGGAGGAAAAGGAAATCAGGAAAGTGTACTTGAAAGGAAGATCATTGTAAATGGTTTTTGA